The following proteins come from a genomic window of Malus sylvestris chromosome 4, drMalSylv7.2, whole genome shotgun sequence:
- the LOC126619990 gene encoding YTH domain-containing protein ECT3: MDKHQGDQDRIVSTGERPVKSHILKEQPLLPEDERIVSANPSPAVVIIGPSDDVTEQPKSSDVSGARSTPHLLNLYSSHERNIYGDYGNNTGTWDGYSPYNADGMHVLSPVIYNDNPSLLFHSGYGFNPEIAYGQYSPVATPLPVMVDGQLYSTQQVPFSPSYYPQPSELMTSESSSTDNMGYGPGSGYMVNYRSFSGDLSGHLGSSPLASATIYSPPTGIFGSYEHNAGQISHQQRPMHGYGLVSSSFGGRYPPGSSYQSSNSGGASYSFGNDQNRPNVDKARRRERDWDSVSIYNNSHDIFNNRIHGPRALKMKGKSTSDQSSSCSVRIMDLSASGINLDSLNRLDFVTEYEDAKFFIIKSFSEDNVHKSIKYNVWASTPHGNKKLDAAYHEAKKIKGSCAVFLFFSVNASGQFCGVAEMVGPVDFEKDADYWQQDRWSGQFPVQWHIVKDVPNIRFRHILLENNDNKPVTHSRDCQEVNLKQGIELLKIFNDFDARTSIIDDFEFYDERENSLKERKVKQQASSTTDASDSVAVDSVKEISNSLDQALQLKGSSSKEVAKTEHDISSKTDAASVILEHDSSVDQISDNLSQVLQLEEGDKELAPSSESSKGGDDSESVDRKATVVSTTSA, encoded by the exons ATGGACAAGCATCAAGGCGACCAAGATCGGATCGTCTCCACTG GAGAGAGACCTGTTAAGTCACATATCTTGAAAGAGCAG CCACTTTTGCCCGAAGATGAAAGAATAGTTTCAGCGAATCCTTCTCCAGCTGTAGTCATCATAGGGCCTTCAGATGATGTTACAGAACAACCCAAGTCTTCAGATGTTAGTGGAGCACGAAGCACCCCCCATCTGCTTAATTTGTATTCATCTCATGAACGGAACATTTATGGTG ATTATGGCAATAACACAGGTACTTGGGATGGATATTCTCCATATAATGCTGATGGAATGCATGTTTTATCACCA GTCATCTACAATGATAATCCCTCTCTTCTGTTTCACTCTGGTTATGGCTTTAATCCCGAAATTGCATATGGACAGTATTCACCAGTCGCTACTCCTTTGCCTGTAATGGTAGATGGCCAACTTTATTCTACACAGCAGGTCCCTTTTTCTCCATCTTACTACCCCCAGCCATCTGAGTTGATGACATCAGAAAGTAGTAGCACTGACAACATGGGCTATGGGCCAGGATCAGGTTACATGGTAAATTATAGATCATTTAGTGGAGATCTGTCTGGACATCTTGGTTCTAGTCCTTTAGCATCGGCAACAATTTATTCTCCACCAACGGGCATTTTTGGGTCATACGAACACAATGCTGGgcag ATTTCTCATCAACAGAGACCAATGCATGGATACGGATTGGTTTCAAGTTCCTTTGGTGGACGCTATCCTCCTGGTAGTTCTTATCAGAGCTCAAACTCTGGTGGTGCTTCATATTCATTTGGTAATGACCAGAACCGACCAAATGTTGACAAAGCcagaagaagagagagggacTGGGATTCAGTTTCCATTTATAATAATTCACATGATATCTTCAATAACCGCATTCACGGACCAAGGGCTTTGAAGATGAAGGGAAAGAGTACTTCCGACCAGAGTTCTTCATGTAGTGTTAGGATAATGGATCTATCTGCTTCTGGAATTAACCTTGATTCATTGAACCGGCTAGATTTTGTCACAGAATATGAGGATGCAAAATTCTTTATCATTAAGTCTTTCAGTGAGGACAACGTTCACAAAAGTATTAAATACAATGTTTGGGCTAGCACGCCTCATGGAAACAAGAAACTTGATGCTGCTTATCATGAGGCAAAGAAGATAAAAGGCAGCTGCGCAGTCTTCCTATTCTTTTCG GTTAATGCTAGCGGACAGTTTTGTGGAGTAGCGGAAATGGTGGGACCTGTAGATTTTGAGAAGGATGCTGATTACTGGCAGCAAGATAGGTGGAGTGGGCAATTTCCGGTTCAGTGGCATATTGTAAAGGATGTTCCTAACATTCGGTTCCGTCACATTCTACTtgaaaataatgataataagcCTGTCACGCACAGCCGAGATTGTCAGGAG GTGAATCTCAAACAAGGTATTGAGCTGTTGAAAATTTTCAACGATTTTGATGCACGAACATCTATTATAgatgattttgaattttatgaTGAGCGGGAAAATTCCTTGAAGGAAAGGAAAGTTAAACAACAAGCTAGTTCGACTACAGATGCTTCTGATTCAGTTGCCGTTGATTCTGTTAAGGAAATTTCCAATAGTTTGGATCAAGCCCTGCAGTTGAAAGGAAGTAGTAGCAAAGAAGTGGCAAAAACTGAACATGACATTAGCTCAAAAACAGATGCTGCGTCAGTTATACTTGAACATGATTCATCCGTGGACCAAATATCTGATAACTTATCTCAAGTATTGCAGTTGGAAGAGGGTGACAAAGAATTAGCTCCGTCATCTGAAAGCAGTAAAGGTGGAGACGACAGCGAGTCGGTTGACAGGAAGGCAACAGTTGTATCAACTACTAGTGCTTAG